The Mangrovivirga cuniculi genomic sequence TGGTAAAAGCAAATCATTTCTTAATGTTTTTCCTTGCTATTGAAACAGTCAGTATGGGTTCTTACCTGATCGCAGGATTCAGATTTGATAAAAAAGGATCTGAAGGAGCAATGAAATACGTATTATTCGGAGCTTTTGCTTCTGCGATAATGCTGTATGGAATCAGCTTACTTTATGGGTACACGAATAGCTTCGGCTTTATTGATCTGACAGAAATAGCTGCTCAGGGCAGGCAAATTGACTTTGGACTGGGTTTCGCCTTGATAATGATTATTTCAGGCCTGTTCTTTAAAATATCTATTTTCCCATTTCATGTATGGGTGCCTGATGTTTATAAGGCTGCACCGACAAGTATTACCGCCTTCTTTTCGATAGTTCCAAAAATCGCGGGATTAATGATGATGTTCAACATTGTTAATCGGATGGGAATAAATGATCTTGAAATATCATCGATTTCCCTTCACCTTGATGAAATGCTTGGGATCGCTGCAATATTTACCTTGATTGTATCTAATTTTTCAGCTATCTGGCAAAAAAGTGGCAAACGAATGATGGCTTATTCAAGCATCAGTCATGCCGGTTTTATGATGATAGCTATATTATCCCTGACAGAAATGGGACTCTATGCCCTGTTATTCTATATTTTTGTTTACATACTGATGAATTACGGGGTGTTCTTTATCCTGATAAAGTTGGAAAATGCCACGGGTTCTGATGAAATCAAAGACTTTAAAGGAATGGGAAAAGCAGCTCCTGTAGCGTCAACTGCTTTAGTGATTTTAATGATCTCACTGACCGGCCTGCCACCTACTGCAGGTTTTACTGCTAAATTCATCCTGTTTACCACAGTATGGGAGAATTTTGAATTATCTGGACAGTATATATATTTGTTTTTATTGTTAATCGGCCTGGGAATTTCAGTGGTAGCCTTGTTCTATTATTTAAGGATCCCGTATTTTATGTATTTCAAAGAATCTGAAGATAAAAGGGAGCCGGTGACTTTTAATTTATTTGAATTAATATTTCTGTTATTTCTTACAACGCCAATTTTTCTACTATTCTTCCAACCTGATTGGTTGTTCGACGTAATTAATAGTATTAATTTTGCATCCAATTAAGAAGGGGACCGAATGAGCGATTCTATTAAACACGAATGTGGTATTGCAATGTTAAGATTGCGAAAGCCACTATCTTACTACTTCGAAAAGTATGGCACACCGACCTACGCCATGAGTAAAATGTATCTGTTGATGGAAAAACAACACAACAGAGGACAGGATGGAGCAGGTATTGCCAATTTCAAACTGGATACTAAACCTGGTCAGCGATATATCAGCAGGTACAGATCAATTGATACCAACCCGATTCAGGATATATTCAGAAAAGTAACTAAGAAGTACAGAAAAGGAATTAAAAACGGGGGTGATAAATTTTATGATCCCGATTGGTTTAAAGAAAATGTGGCTTTTTCAGGAGAAGTCTGGCTCGGACATTTGAGATACGGGACTCATGGAACCAACAGCATTGAAAACTGCCATCCTAAGTTACGTCAGAATAACTGGAGAAGTAGAAACCTGGCAGTAGCGGGAAACTTTAATATGACCAATGTCGATGAGCTATTCGACATTCTTGTTAAGCTTGGTCAGCACCCGAAAGAAAAAGCCGATACTGTCACTGTTCTTGAGAAAATCGGTCATTTCCTCGACGACGAAAATCAAAAGATTTTTGAAAAATATAAAGGTGAACTCTCAAATATTGAGATCACTGAACGAATTGAAACTGAACTTGATATTCAACGCATTCTTCAGCGTGCTTGTAAAGACTTCGATGGTGGATATGCCATGGCAGGATTAGTTGGATCGGGAGCATCGTTTGTTGCTCGTGATCCATCAGGTATCAGACCGGCTTATTATTATGCGGATGACGAAATAGTCGTTGTAGCTTCAGAAAAACCGGCAATCAAAACAGCCTTTGGCATGGATTATTCTGAAATTCATGAGATCAAACCTGGCTATGCATTAATAATAGAAAAGATGGTTCGTATTCTGAAAAACCTTTCAGAGACCCATTAGAGAAGAAATCATGTAGCTTCGAAAGAATTTATTTCAGCAGAGGCAATGATCCTGAGATATACAACGAAAGAAAAGACCTGGGCAAACTATTGCTGCCTCAGATCTTTGAATCAATTGATTACGACCTTAAAAACACTGTATTCTCGTATATCCCTAATACTGCAGAGACTTCATTTCTCGGTATGATGGAAGGAATAGATGAGTACCTGGCTAATTACAGGAAAGACAGAATTATAAAAGGTGATCTCAATGAAGATGAGTTGAGAGACCTGATGCTTTTACATCCAAGAGTTGAAAAACTTGTCTTAAAGGATGCAAAACTCAGAACTTTCAT encodes the following:
- a CDS encoding NADH-quinone oxidoreductase subunit N, yielding MSMILAADISGYIDEIIRSLPLLTTEYTLVLSIVAIIMMDLLFGKQNPQLLYMAATTGLLVALIASINDWNTVEGPQNIFENMIRVNRLSLFLSILLIIATLLTILITSFEKPFKEEKKGEGEYFSLLTLITLGSILMVKANHFLMFFLAIETVSMGSYLIAGFRFDKKGSEGAMKYVLFGAFASAIMLYGISLLYGYTNSFGFIDLTEIAAQGRQIDFGLGFALIMIISGLFFKISIFPFHVWVPDVYKAAPTSITAFFSIVPKIAGLMMMFNIVNRMGINDLEISSISLHLDEMLGIAAIFTLIVSNFSAIWQKSGKRMMAYSSISHAGFMMIAILSLTEMGLYALLFYIFVYILMNYGVFFILIKLENATGSDEIKDFKGMGKAAPVASTALVILMISLTGLPPTAGFTAKFILFTTVWENFELSGQYIYLFLLLIGLGISVVALFYYLRIPYFMYFKESEDKREPVTFNLFELIFLLFLTTPIFLLFFQPDWLFDVINSINFASN